From Polynucleobacter sp. JS-JIR-II-b4, a single genomic window includes:
- the meaB gene encoding methylmalonyl Co-A mutase-associated GTPase MeaB, with protein MLEAADQALVNDLIGAPSLKQRRALAKIITLLESTRLDHRHRADDVLNSLLPKTGKSFRLGISGVPGVGKSTLIESLGLYLIEKGHRVAVLAIDPSSSISGGSILGDKTRMERLSVLEHAFIRPSPSSCTLGGVAEKTREAMLVAEAAGFDVIIVETVGVGQSEIAVAGMTDMFLLMQLPNAGDDLQAIKKGVMEIADLIVINKVDIDPDAAMRAQLFITSSLRLLGFQGNPDHESHDKEFWHPQVMTLSALEGKGVPELWEKVSHFESLQKANGKFDSRRKEQSGAWMWDRIDAGLKNAFRSNEAVQALLPSLAAQVNQGTMAASVAARRLLEAMGHEFF; from the coding sequence ATGCTCGAAGCTGCTGATCAAGCCCTAGTGAATGATCTCATTGGTGCGCCATCGCTTAAACAGCGACGTGCATTGGCGAAAATCATTACGCTGCTTGAGTCAACTCGACTAGACCATCGTCATCGTGCTGATGACGTGCTCAATTCTTTATTGCCTAAAACAGGTAAATCCTTTCGGTTAGGTATCTCTGGCGTCCCAGGTGTTGGTAAATCAACCTTAATAGAATCTTTAGGTCTTTACCTTATTGAAAAAGGACATCGAGTTGCTGTACTCGCGATCGATCCTTCTTCTAGCATCTCTGGCGGTTCCATTTTGGGTGATAAGACCCGTATGGAACGTCTATCCGTTCTGGAGCACGCCTTTATTCGCCCAAGTCCATCGTCTTGTACGCTGGGTGGCGTAGCGGAGAAGACGCGTGAGGCAATGTTGGTGGCTGAGGCTGCAGGTTTTGATGTGATTATTGTTGAAACAGTCGGCGTAGGGCAGAGTGAGATTGCGGTTGCAGGTATGACAGATATGTTCCTGTTGATGCAGCTCCCCAATGCTGGCGATGATTTGCAAGCGATCAAGAAAGGCGTAATGGAAATCGCCGATCTGATCGTCATCAATAAAGTAGACATCGATCCTGATGCCGCAATGCGTGCTCAGTTATTTATCACCAGCTCCTTACGACTGCTCGGCTTTCAAGGCAATCCGGATCACGAATCCCATGACAAAGAGTTTTGGCATCCACAGGTCATGACTTTAAGCGCCCTGGAGGGTAAGGGGGTTCCGGAGCTATGGGAAAAGGTATCTCATTTTGAGTCTCTCCAAAAAGCCAATGGGAAATTTGACTCTCGTCGCAAAGAGCAATCAGGTGCATGGATGTGGGATCGCATCGATGCAGGATTAAAAAATGCATTTCGTAGTAACGAAGCCGTTCAAGCGCTTCTACCAAGCTTGGCAGCACAGGTAAACCAAGGAACTATGGCAGCTTCAGTAGCGGCAAGACGACTACTGGAAGCCATGGGGCATGAATTTTTCTAA
- the accC gene encoding acetyl-CoA carboxylase biotin carboxylase subunit — translation MFKKILIANRGEIACRVMMTAKKMGIKTVAVYSEADKEARHVQLADEAVCIGPAPSRESYLVMDRIIQACKDTGAEAVHPGYGFLSENEQFAKRCEEEGIVFIGPKHQSIAAMGDKIASKKLALEAKVNTIPGYNEAIDTTEEAVKIAQGIGYPVMIKASAGGGGKGLRVAFNDKEAAEGFAACKTEAMNSFGDDRIFIEKFVEGPRHIEIQVLGDSFGNVVYLNERDCSIQRRHQKVIEEAPSPFIDPATRKAMGEQAVALAKAVNYQSAGTVEFVVGKDKSFYFLEMNTRLQVEHPVTESITGLDLVEQMIRVAAGEKLAFKQEDVKLDGWSMECRINADDPFRNFLPSTGRLVKYRPPESINGVRVDAGVYEGGEIPMYYDSMIAKLIVHGKDRTEAIEKMRAALNDFVIRGIHSNIPFQAALLQHPRFVNGDFTTGFIAEEYPEGFKKDSVQPADPKRLAALAAFMRYRYLEHIKMIDGQLAGHEMIIAKKFVVVTGKKTGSMNDPYEVPIRVELKDGIYSVYIDDADGVSRYDIVSDWRPGQICLHATINGTHKITAQVERRGVRYGLILDGAHYECMVLSPLGAELQRRMPVKLPPDTSKLVMSPMPGLLTKIAVKAGEAVTAGQKLASIEAMKMENTLSAMQDGVVAEICAKEGDSLAVDQLIIRFE, via the coding sequence ATGTTTAAGAAAATACTGATTGCTAACCGCGGTGAGATTGCTTGCCGTGTGATGATGACCGCTAAAAAAATGGGCATCAAGACTGTAGCCGTTTACTCAGAGGCCGATAAAGAAGCGCGCCATGTTCAGCTGGCGGATGAGGCTGTTTGCATTGGACCAGCACCTTCGCGTGAATCCTACTTAGTAATGGACCGAATTATCCAAGCCTGTAAAGATACCGGCGCTGAAGCGGTTCATCCAGGCTACGGCTTCTTATCTGAGAACGAGCAGTTTGCTAAGCGTTGCGAGGAAGAAGGCATTGTCTTTATTGGCCCTAAGCATCAATCCATCGCTGCTATGGGTGACAAGATCGCCTCCAAGAAGCTTGCTTTAGAAGCCAAGGTAAATACTATTCCTGGCTACAACGAGGCGATTGACACCACCGAAGAAGCGGTCAAAATTGCTCAAGGTATTGGCTATCCCGTCATGATTAAAGCTTCGGCAGGCGGTGGTGGTAAGGGCTTGCGCGTTGCATTTAATGATAAAGAAGCTGCCGAAGGTTTTGCAGCTTGCAAAACCGAAGCAATGAATAGCTTCGGTGACGATCGTATTTTTATCGAGAAGTTTGTAGAGGGTCCGCGTCATATTGAGATTCAGGTTTTAGGTGACTCCTTTGGCAATGTGGTTTATCTCAATGAGCGTGATTGCTCCATTCAGCGCCGTCATCAAAAAGTCATCGAAGAAGCGCCTTCGCCTTTTATCGATCCGGCGACTCGTAAAGCGATGGGCGAACAAGCAGTTGCATTAGCAAAGGCTGTGAACTACCAATCTGCCGGTACGGTGGAGTTTGTGGTTGGTAAAGATAAGTCTTTCTATTTCCTAGAAATGAATACCCGTTTACAAGTTGAGCATCCAGTGACCGAAAGTATTACTGGTCTTGACTTGGTAGAGCAGATGATTCGGGTTGCTGCGGGTGAGAAGTTAGCATTTAAGCAGGAAGATGTGAAATTAGACGGATGGTCTATGGAATGTCGTATTAATGCTGATGATCCATTCCGCAATTTCCTCCCTTCAACTGGCCGTCTAGTGAAGTACCGTCCGCCAGAGTCTATCAATGGAGTGCGCGTTGATGCTGGCGTGTATGAGGGCGGTGAAATTCCGATGTACTACGACTCAATGATTGCTAAATTGATTGTTCACGGCAAGGATCGCACGGAAGCAATTGAAAAGATGCGCGCAGCATTGAATGATTTTGTGATTCGCGGCATTCATTCCAACATTCCATTTCAAGCGGCTCTATTGCAACACCCACGCTTTGTAAATGGCGACTTTACAACTGGCTTTATTGCAGAAGAATATCCAGAGGGCTTTAAAAAGGATTCTGTACAGCCCGCCGATCCTAAGCGTTTGGCAGCATTAGCTGCGTTTATGCGCTATCGCTATCTTGAGCACATCAAGATGATTGATGGTCAATTGGCTGGTCACGAAATGATCATTGCGAAGAAATTCGTAGTGGTTACCGGCAAAAAAACCGGTTCCATGAATGATCCATATGAAGTACCTATTCGTGTTGAGCTCAAAGATGGCATCTATTCTGTCTACATTGATGACGCGGATGGTGTAAGCCGTTATGACATTGTCAGTGACTGGCGTCCTGGACAAATTTGTCTGCATGCGACTATTAACGGTACGCACAAAATCACGGCTCAAGTGGAGCGCCGCGGCGTTAGATATGGATTAATTCTTGATGGCGCTCATTACGAATGCATGGTTCTAAGTCCTTTAGGCGCAGAGTTGCAACGTCGTATGCCTGTCAAGTTACCGCCAGATACTTCTAAACTAGTGATGTCTCCTATGCCAGGCCTGTTAACAAAAATTGCCGTCAAGGCAGGTGAGGCAGTTACCGCAGGTCAGAAACTAGCCTCAATTGAAGCGATGAAAATGGAAAATACACTATCCGCTATGCAAGATGGTGTGGTTGCTGAAATCTGCGCCAAAGAGGGCGATAGTTTGGCGGTGGATCAATTAATTATTCGTTTTGAATAA
- a CDS encoding acyl-CoA carboxylase subunit beta, with protein sequence MKEIIQQLEAKRELARLGGGQKRIQAQHAKGKLTARERIELLLDAGTFEEWDMFVEHRCHDFGMADQTVPGDGVVTGYGMINGRLVFVFSQDFTVLGGSLSEAHAEKICKIMDQALKVGAPVIGLNDSGGARIQEGVASLGGYAEIFQRNVTASGVIPQISLIMGPSAGGAVYSPALTDFIFMVKDSSYMFVTGPEVVKTVTHEDVTAEELGGAVTHSTVSGVCDLAFDNDVDAIMMLRRFFNYLPLSNREKPPLIKGANRTEEPDFSLDTLVPSNPNQPYDMKELIEKIVDDGEFFELQPDYAKNIVIGFARIEGRSIGIVANQPLILAGCLDIKASIKAARFVRFCDAFNIPVVTLVDVPGFMPGTAQEYGGIIKHGAKLLYAYADCTVPKVTLITRKAYGGAYDVMASKHLRGDVNFAWPSAEIAVMGPKGAVEIIFREEKSDPEKITAREAEYKSKFANPFVAGRRGYIDDVILPHETRKRIARSLAMLKDKDLKNPARKHGNIPL encoded by the coding sequence ATGAAGGAAATCATTCAACAACTGGAAGCGAAGCGTGAGCTTGCTCGATTGGGTGGCGGGCAAAAGCGCATTCAGGCTCAACATGCGAAGGGCAAATTAACTGCTCGTGAGCGTATTGAGCTTTTGCTTGATGCTGGCACATTCGAGGAATGGGATATGTTCGTTGAGCACCGTTGTCATGATTTTGGCATGGCTGATCAAACTGTTCCTGGCGACGGTGTTGTCACAGGGTACGGAATGATTAATGGTCGCCTGGTGTTTGTTTTCTCCCAGGACTTCACTGTTTTAGGTGGCTCCTTGTCAGAGGCCCATGCAGAAAAGATTTGCAAGATCATGGATCAAGCACTCAAGGTAGGCGCTCCTGTAATCGGCCTAAATGACTCTGGCGGTGCGCGTATTCAAGAGGGTGTTGCATCACTTGGCGGCTATGCAGAGATTTTCCAACGCAATGTGACCGCATCTGGCGTGATCCCGCAAATTTCCTTGATCATGGGACCATCAGCTGGTGGTGCTGTTTATTCCCCGGCCTTGACCGACTTTATCTTCATGGTCAAAGATAGCTCTTACATGTTTGTAACGGGCCCTGAAGTAGTAAAGACTGTGACCCATGAGGATGTTACTGCTGAAGAGTTGGGTGGTGCAGTGACTCACTCAACAGTATCCGGTGTTTGCGATTTGGCTTTTGATAATGATGTAGATGCAATCATGATGCTGCGTCGTTTCTTTAACTACTTACCGCTCTCAAATCGTGAAAAACCACCTTTGATTAAAGGCGCAAATCGAACTGAAGAGCCTGATTTTTCATTAGATACCTTAGTGCCATCCAATCCCAATCAACCTTACGATATGAAAGAGTTGATTGAGAAGATCGTGGACGATGGTGAATTCTTTGAATTACAGCCTGACTACGCAAAAAATATCGTGATTGGCTTTGCTCGTATCGAAGGCCGTTCAATTGGTATTGTTGCCAATCAACCATTGATTCTGGCTGGTTGTTTGGATATCAAGGCATCCATCAAAGCTGCGCGTTTCGTACGCTTCTGCGATGCCTTCAATATTCCGGTAGTGACCTTAGTTGACGTTCCTGGCTTTATGCCCGGCACTGCACAAGAATACGGCGGCATTATTAAGCATGGTGCGAAATTGCTCTATGCGTACGCTGATTGCACCGTACCCAAGGTGACTTTAATTACTCGAAAAGCATATGGTGGCGCCTATGACGTGATGGCTTCTAAGCATTTACGTGGTGACGTGAACTTTGCCTGGCCTTCAGCAGAAATTGCCGTGATGGGCCCTAAGGGCGCTGTTGAGATTATTTTCCGTGAAGAGAAATCGGACCCAGAAAAAATCACTGCACGTGAAGCTGAGTACAAGTCGAAGTTTGCCAACCCGTTTGTAGCAGGTCGTCGCGGTTACATCGATGACGTCATTCTCCCGCATGAGACCCGTAAACGGATTGCTCGTTCACTAGCGATGCTCAAAGACAAAGACTTGAAGAATCCTGCGCGTAAACACGGCAATATTCCTCTGTAA
- a CDS encoding VOC family protein yields MSAKPFKILGIQQIAIGGENKDRLKKLWVDMLGFEYKSTFVSERENVDEDICAIGSGAHEIEVDLMQPFDIEKKPAVHQTPLNHIGLWVDDLPKAVEWLSANGLRFAPGGIRKGAAGYDITFVHPKGNDDFPISGEGVLIELVQAPPEVIAGLSS; encoded by the coding sequence ATGAGCGCTAAGCCATTTAAGATTTTAGGTATTCAGCAAATCGCTATTGGTGGTGAGAATAAAGATCGACTCAAGAAGTTGTGGGTTGATATGCTGGGATTTGAATACAAAAGCACTTTTGTCTCTGAGCGTGAAAACGTAGATGAGGACATCTGTGCAATTGGTTCTGGTGCTCATGAGATTGAGGTTGATCTGATGCAGCCATTTGATATCGAAAAGAAACCGGCAGTTCATCAAACGCCCTTAAATCATATTGGCTTATGGGTGGATGATCTGCCTAAAGCCGTTGAATGGCTCTCCGCCAATGGCCTGCGATTTGCTCCGGGCGGCATCCGTAAGGGGGCCGCAGGCTATGACATCACCTTTGTCCATCCCAAAGGGAATGATGACTTCCCGATTAGCGGAGAAGGGGTGCTCATTGAGCTGGTTCAGGCGCCACCTGAAGTGATTGCAGGATTGAGTTCATAA